The Streptomyces cyanogenus DNA segment GTGCACATGGCCGAGGGCTGTGTCGCCAAGTGCACCGTCGGCGTGGAGAAGCGGCTCGCGCAGGGCATGGTCGACGCGCAGCGGTCGGAGATCGAGCTGATGGCCGGGATGCTCAAGGAGCGGGGCGCGCAAGCCCGTTCGTAACACCGCCGTAAGGATCAATGGTGCAAACCGCCCTCGATGGCGGTTACTTGAGCTTCTCTTGACTTTCACCTTCCCCTGGCATGAACGGTTCATCGAAAGAGTGGCCCCCATCGTGTGATCCACTCGCCGGCCGACACCGCCGCGGGCCGGGGCGCGGAAGCGCGACGTACCGACCACGACATGCATGCGAACCGCATCGCAGGGGGTTCTATGAGATCCAACCGCGCCACCGTGCGCGCAGGCGTGAGCATGGCAGCGACACTGCCGATGATCGCCGGCGCGCTGGCGCTGGGCATACCCGCGGCGCACGCCGCGGACAGCCCCGCTCGCGACGTCCTGAAGGGCACCAAGCCGCTGTGGGCCACGGCCAAGGCGGACAAGGGCGCCACTTCGGACAGCGCCCGGGTGAAGGCCCGCGTCTATCTCGCGGGGCGGGACCGGGCCGGCCTGGCCGCCTACGCCAAGGCGGTGTCCGACCCCGGCTCGCCGCTGTACGGCAAGTACCTGAGCGGCAAGAAGGCGCAGGCCCGCTTCGGGGCCACCAAGGCCCAGGTGGCCGCCGTCACGTCCTGGCTGAAGTCGGCCGGTCTGACCGTCACCGCGGTCACCCCGCACTACGTCGCCGTCTCCGGTGACGTGGCCGCCGCCGAGAAGGCGTTCGGCACCCAGCTGCACAACTTCGCCAAGGGCTCGAAGACCTACCGCGCCCCGGCGCGCACGGTCTCCGTCCCGGCCGCCCTGAAGGGCGCCGTCCTGACCGTCACCGGCCTGGACAACGCCCCGCACAAGGCGAGCCACGACGACCAGCTGCCGCCGCCGGACGCGGTGTTCAGGAACTCCGGGCCGTTCTCCTCGTACTTCGGCTCGAACATCGCGACCACGCTCCCGGACGCGTACGGCCAGAAGGTCCCGTACGCGATCAAGGGCTACACCGGCAAGCAGCTGCGCGCCGCGTACGGCGCGGGCACGTACACCGGCAAGAACGTCCGGATCGCCATCACCGACGCGTACGCCTCCCCGACGATCGCCTACGACGCGGGCAGGTACGCGCTGAAGAACGGTGACGCGGCCTGGAAGACCGGCCAGCTGCACCAGGTGCTGCCGAAGAGCTACACCAGGACCAAGGAGTGCGGCGCGGCCGGCTGGTACGGCGAGGAGACCCTCGACGTCGAGGCGGTCCACGCGGTAGCCCCGAACGCCGACGTCACCTACGTCGGCGCGGCCTCCTGCTACGACGACGACCTGCTGGACTCGCTCGGCAAGATCGTCGACAACCACCTGGCCGACATCGTCTCCAACTCCTGGGGCGACATCGAGGCCAACCAGACGCCGGACCTCGCGGCCGCCTACGACCAGGTCTTCCAGCTGGGCGCGGTCCAGGGCATCGGCTTCTACTTCTCCTCCGGCGACAACGGCGACGAGGTCGCCAACACCGGGACGAAGCAGGTCGACACCCCGGCCAACTCGGCGTGGGTGACCGCGGTGGGCGGCACCTCGCTGGCCGTCGGCAAGGGCGACACGTACCAGTGGGAGACCGGCTGGGGCACCGAGAAGGCCTCGCTGTCGGCCGACGGCAAGAGCTGGACGAACTTCCCCGGCACGTTCAGCTCCGGCGCGGGCGGCGGCACCAGCAGGACCGTCGCCGAGCCGTACTACCAGAAGGGCGTCGTCCCGGACTCGCTCGCCAAGGCCAACAGCGCCGACGGCAACCGCGTCGTCCCGGACATCGCGGCCATCGCCGACCCGAACACCGGCTTCCTCGTCGGCCAGACCCAGACGTTCCCGGACGGCACCGAGCAGTACAGCGAGTACCGCATCGGCGGCACCTCGCTGGCCGCCCCGGTCATCGCGGCCGTCCAGGCGCTGGCGCAGGAGGCCCGCGGCGGCAAGGCCCTCGGCTTCGCCAACCCGGCGATCTACGCCAAGTACGGCAAGAAGGGCGTCTACCACGACGTCACGGACAACCCGACGGGCTCCGGCCTGGCGGTGGCCCGTATCGACTTCGTCAACGGCCTCGACGCCTCCGGCGGCCTCGCGACCTCGGTCCGCAGCCTCGGCAAGGACAGCTCGCTGTCCGCGGTGAAGGGCTACGACGACGTCACGGGCGTCGGTTCCCCGGCGAACGGATACGTCCAGTCGTTCCGCCGGCGCTGATCCTCCGGATCGCCCGAGGGGGCGTGGGGTCCTGGTGACCTCACGCCCCCTTTCGCGTCACCGGGACGCGGCGGGGCCGTCCGAGGGTGTGGCGGGTTTCGTGTGGAGGATCTCGCGCGCCTGCTCCGCCGCGCGGGCGAGGCTCTCGGCGACGAAGTCGAGGAAGCGGGCGGTGTTCTCCAGGCGGGCACCGGCCGGGGTGCCGGGGCCGAGGACGCCGACGCCCTGCCGTGCGGTCTCGGCGACCTGGGCGGTCGACCGGGCACTGGCCATCATCGCCTGGTACATGACCTCGTCGTCGACGGCGTAGCGCTCGCGGCGGCCTTCGCCGCGTTCCCGGCGGACGAGGTCCTGGCTCTCCAGGAAGGCGATGGCCTTGGAGACGGACGCCGGGCTGACCTGGAGGCGCTGGACGAGTTCGGACGCGGTGAGGCTGCCCGCGTCGCTGATGGTGAGGCAGGCCATCACCCGCGCCATCATCTGGGGCGTGCCCGACTGCATGAAGACGGTGGTGAGCGTCTCCTCGTACGCGCGCACGGCCTCGGGATCGCGGCCGTAGCCCGGCGCAGGCGCCTCCGCGCCGCGGGGCGCGGCCTGCCTGCGCCGGTGGGCACGGCGTTCGGTGGCGCGGTGGGCGAGGTCGGCGCGGTAGGCGGTGGGGCCGCCGTTGCGCATGACCTCACGCGTGATGGTCGAGGTCGGACGGTCGAGCCGTCTGGCGATCTCCGCGTAGGCGAGGCCGTCGGCCAGTCCCAGCGCGATCTGCTGACGTTCCTGCTGGGTGAGCCTGCCTCCCGGCATCAGGGCCTCCTTCATCGTCCTGCGGTGCCTCCAGCTTAGCGTTCACGCACAATCCATTGCAACGAAGCAGGGTCGGATTGTTGCATTACTGTCAGGACCGTTGCAACGATTTCTCTGCTTTGACCTGCATCTTTGGTAATACAGCGCAACGGAATCGTTGCCGGTACTTCGAATGCAACGTAGCGTTTCCCTCATCGGAAACAACAAGCCGAAGGAGCGCACGATGCAGAAGTTCGACACTCCCGCCCCGGTCACCGCCGTCCTGGACATCCCTGCGGGACGCATCCAGTTCATCGCCGCCGACCGGGCCGACACCACGGTCGAGGTCCTGCCCGCGGATGCCTCGAAGAGCCGCGACGTGAAGGCTGCGGAGGAGATCGAGGTCGCCTACCGCGACGGCGTCCTGCGGATCGCGGCCCCGGCGGCGAAGAACCGGCTCCTGGGCACCTCCGGATCCGTCGAGGTGACCGTCCAGCTGCCCGCCGGCTCCCGCGTCGAGGCCACGGCGTCCGCCTGCGAGCTGCGCGGTGTCGGCCGCCTCGGCGACGTCACCTTCGACGGTGCCTACCGCCACATCAAGATCGACGAAGCCGCGAGCGTCCGCCTCACCGCGGTCGACGGCGACGTCGAGGTCGGCCGGCTGGGCGGCCCGGCGGAGATCAGCACCGCACGGGGCGACATCCGCATCGCCGAGGCCGGGCGCGGCACGGTCGTCCTGCGCACCGAGTCCGGCGACATCTCGATCGCCGCGGCCCGCGGGGTCTCCGCCGCCCTGGACGCCGGCACCGGCCACGGCCGCATCGGCAACGCCCTCAGGAACGACGGCACCGCCGAGCTCGACATCCGCGCCACCACCTCCCACGGCGACATCACCGCCCGCAGCCTCTGAACAGGAGCACCCCCATGACCGACCTGGCCATCGCGGCGACCGGGCTGCGCAAGTCCTACGGCGACAAGACCGTCCTCGACGGCGTCGACCTGGCCGTACCGCACGGCACGGTCTTCTCCCTGCTCGGCCCGAACGGCGCCGGCAAGACCACCGCCGTCAAGATCCTCTCCACGCTCGTCTCCCCCGATCCCGCCTCCGGCGGGATCCGCGTCGGCGGCCACGACCTCGCCGCCGACCCGCAGGCCGTGCGCGCCGCGATCGGCGTCACCGGACAGTTCTCCGCCGTCGACGGCCTGATCACCGGCGAGGAGAACATGCTGCTCATGGCGGACCTGCACCACCTCTCCCGGCGCGAGGGACGGCGGGTGACCGCCGAGCTGCTGGAGCGCTTCGACCTCGCCGAGGCCGCCAAGAAGCCCGCCTCCACCTACTCCGGCGGCATGAAGCGCCGCCTCGACATCGCCATGACCCTGGTCGGAGACCCGCGGATCATCTTCCTGGACGAGCCGACCACCGGCCTCGACCCGCGCAGCCGTCACACCATGTGGCAGATCGTCCGCGAACTGGTCTCCGACGGCGTCACCGTGTTCCTCACCACGCAGTACCTGGAGGAGGCCGACCAGCTCGCCGACCGCATCGCCGTGCTGCACGACGGCACGATCGCCGCGGAGGGCACCGCCGAGGAGCTGAAGCGGATCGTCCCCGGCGGCCACGTCCGGCTCCGCTTCACCGACCCGGCCGCGTACCGGAGCGCCGCCGACGCGCTGCGCGAGGCCTCCCGGGACGACGAATCCCTCGCACTGCAGATCCCGAGCGAGGGCAGCCAGCGCGAACTGCGTTCCCTCCTCGACCGGCTGGACGCCGCCGGCATCACGGCGGACGGGCTCACCGTGCACACCCCCGACCTCGACGACGTCTTCTTCGCGCTGACCGGCGGCGCGAAGGTTCCCCACCAGCCGCACCAGCGCAAGGAGACCGCCCGATGACCACTTCCCCGGCAACCGCCCGCCCGGCCCGGATCTCCCTGGCCGTACGCGACTGCTCCACGATGCTGCGCCGCAACCTCCTGCACGCCCGGCGCTACCCGTCGCTCACGCTGAACCTGCTGCTGACCCCGATCATGCTGCTGCTGCTCTTCGTCTACATCTTCGGCGACACCATGAGCGCGGGCATCGGCGGCGGCGCTCCGGACCGCGCCAGGTACGTCGCCTACATCGTCCCGGGCCTGCTGCTGATGACCATCGGCAGCACCACGATCGGCACCGCGGTCTCCGTCTCGACCGACATGGCCGAGGGCATCATCGCCCGCTTCCGCACGATGGCGATCCACCGCGGCTCGGTGATCGTCGGGCATGTCATCGGCAGCGTGCTGCAGTCGGTCGTCAGCGTGGTCCTCGTCGGTGCCGTCGCGGTGGCGATCGGCTTCCGCTCCACCGGTGCCACCGCACTGGAGTGGCTCGCGGCGTTCGGGCTGCTCGTGCTCTTCGCCACGGCGCTCACCTGGATCGCGGTCGGCATGGGCCTGGTCAGCCCGAACGCCGAGGCGGCGAGCAACAACGCGATGCCGCTGATCCTGCTGCCGCTCCTGTCCAGCGCCTTCGTGCCGCTGCACGCCCTGCCCGGCTGGTTCCGGCCGATCGCCGAGTACCAGCCGTTCACCCCGGCCATCGAGACCCTGCGAGGCCTCCTCCTCGGCACCGGGATCGGCTCCAACGGCTGGCTGGCGGTGGCCTGGTGCCTGGGCCTGACGGCACTCGGCCACGCGTGGTCGACCTCGAAGTTCAAGAAGGACCCGAAGTAACCGCGAAGCCCGGCCGTCCCCCGTCCACCCCACCCGGCGACGGGCAGGTCCCTTCCAGCCGAGCCCCCCGAAGACGCAGGTCAGCGAGCGGAGTGGCCGCCACGGCCGAGCGTGATCCGCCCACCGCTCCCGCAGCGCCTCAGTGGTGCTGCGGCTCCGTTTTCCGGGGGACGTGCACGGTCACCACGCGGGCCGGCGACGGGGTCTCGCGGCGGCGGTCCACCGCGTACGCCACGCTCGCCACGCCCAGGCCCAGCACCGCCAGGACCGCGCCCGCGAGGGCCGGGGAGGTCGTACCGAAGCCGGCTGCCAGGGCGACGCCGCCGATCCAGGCGCCGCCGGCGTTGGCCAGGTTGAAGGCCGCCTGGTTGGCGGAGGAGGCGAGGGAGGGGGCCGCGGCGGCCTTCTCCATCACCATCAGCTGAAGCGGGGAACCCGTGATGAACGCCGCCGTGCCCAGCAGGGTCACCGCGAGGGCCGCGCTCCACTCCGCCCGCATCAGCAGGGGGAACAGCAGCAGGACGACGCCCAGCGAGGCCAGACCGCCGAACAGGGTGCCGCGCAGCGAGTGGTCCGCCAGCCGGCCGCCCAGCAGGTTGCCGGCCGTGGCGCCGACACCGAAGAGGGCCAGCAGCAGGGTCACGTCGGTCTCGGCGTAACCGGCGGTGTCGGTCAGCATCGGGGTGATGTAGCTGTAGGCCGCGAAGAGCGCGCCGAAGCCCGCCACCGTCGTACCAAGGGCCAGCCAGACGGGCAGGGACCGCAGGGCGGCCAGTTCGCCGCGCAGGCCCGCCGACGCGGCCGCGTGCTCCCGGTCGTGCGGGACGAGGAGGGCGAGGGAGGCTATGGCGGCCAGGCCGATCGCGCCGACCGCGAGGAACGTCGCCCGCCAGCCGAGGTGCTGGCCCATGAGGGTGGCGGCGGGGACGCCGGCGACGTTGGCGACGGTCAGGCCGAGGAACATCAGGGACACCGAGCGCGCCTTGCGCTCCGGCGGGACCATCCCGGTGGCGACGACCGCGCCGACGCCGAAGAAGGCGCCGTGCGGCAGGCCGCTCAGGAAGCGGGCGGCCAGCAGGGAGCCGTTGCCGGGGGCGAACGCGGACAGGGTGTTGCCCGCCACGAACAGCGCCATCAGGGAGATGAGCACGGTCCGGCGGGACATGCGCGCGGTCAGGGCGGCCAGCAGCGGGGCGCCGATGACGACGCCCAGCGCGTACGCCGAGACCAGGTGCCCGGCGGTGGGGATCGAGATGTGCAGGTCGTCCGCCACATCGGGCAGCAGACCCATCATCACGAACTCGGTCGTGCCGATGCCGAAGGCGCCCACGGCGAGGGCGAGCAGGGCCAGGGGCATGAAGGACCTTTCAGAGCGGAGTGCCGTACGGTTCGAGTCTCGCAGTATGTTCCCGTACGGAACAAACTCGTCGGGGCCTGGATTCCAGCGGTTCAGGACTCTGTGTCGAGCTTCACACGGGCCGCGACGGGCAGGTGGTCGCTGTTCGTGCGCGGCAGCGTCCAGCTGCTCTGCGGCTCGGCGCCCCGGACCATGATCTGGTCGATGCGTGCCATCGGGAACGACGCCGGCCAGCTGAACCCGAAGCCGCTGCCCGCCGCGCCCTGGGTCGAACGCAGCTGGGAGGTGACGGCGTTGAGCGAGCGGTCGTTCATCGTGCCGTTGAGGTCGCCGAGCAGCACGACCCGCTTCAGGGGTTCGTCGGCGATCGCCTCGCCGAGCGCGTCGGCGCTCTTGTCCCGCTGCCGGGCGGTGAACCCGGCCTCCATCTTCACCCGCACCGAGGGCAGGTGGGCGACGTAGACCGCGACCGGGCCGCGGGGCGTGGCGACGGTGGCCCGCATCGCCCGCTTCCAGCCCAGCTTGATGTCGACGGCCTCCACCCCGGTCATCGGGTACTTGCTCCACAGACCGACCGTGCCGACCACCGCGTGGTACTTGTACGTCGGCGCCAGCGCCTTGTCGTAGACGGGCACGGCGGAGGCGGGCAGCTCCTCCAGGGCCAGGATGTCGGCGCCGGACGCGGCCACGTCGGTGGCGGTCGCGGCCGGGTCGGGGTTGTCGGCGTTGACGTTGTGGGTGGCCACCATGAGGTCGCCGCCGCCGCCCGCCTTGTCGCCGAGCAGCCCGCCGAAGAGGTTCAGCCAGACGGTCGCCGGGAGGACGAGCGCGATCAGCGCGGTCGCCGACCTGCGGATCAGGGCGAGCACCAGGAGCACCGGGACCGCCAGGCCCAGCCAGGGCAGAAACGTCTCGGTGAGCGAGCCGAGATTGCCCACCGCGTTGGGGATGTGGGCGTGCACCAGCATCACCAGGGCGAGCAGCAGGGCCAGTGCGGCGAGGACGAGGCCCCGCCGCCAGATCCGCGGATCGTTCCGCCAGCCGGAGAACAGGCGGTGCGTGAGGCGCCGAAACCGGGATCCCGGCCGCTCGGGCCCCGAACCGTCGCCCGCCGTCTCCGTCATGTACGCCTGCTGCGCCATACCGTCTGCCTCACTGCCTGCCGTGCACACCGTTCGCCCCCGTGCTGTTGACGACCCTAGGGGATGATCGGTTCGTTCCCGCCGTCCCATGACGGCCGTACGGAAGACGAGGACGAGCGAGCCGGTGCCGCGAGTTCCGGTTCTGCCGCAGACGGCGCGGTCTGTGACAAAACGCGCACACGAGTGCTACGAGGCTGTCGACCTGACGGGGCGTAGGCCCTCCAGGACCGCGTCGACGATCTGCTCCGCCAGGCCCTCGGGCAGGTCGGCGTCGGGGCGCATGACGGAGCGGACGAGCATGGGGCCGACGAACATGTCGTTGGCCAGCTCCAGGTCGACGTCCGCCCGGATCTCGCCGTTCTCCCGCGCCCGGCGCAGCACTTCCAGGGCGAGGGCGCGCCGGGGCGCTATGACGCTCGCGTGGTACGCCGCCCAGACCCTCGGGGCGGACTTCATCTGCGCGTACACGTTGTGCAGGATCGCCGAGGAGCGGCTCATCAGGCCGCGCTGGCGCAGGGACTCCAGCAGCACCACGAGGTCGTCGCGCAGGCAGGTGCCGGGGAGTTCGGGGTCGGGGGGTTCGGCGGCGCGTACGACGTCGACGAACAGCTCCTCCTTGCCGCTCCAGCGGCGGTAGATGGTGGCCTTGCCGACCCCGGCCGTGCGCGCGACCCGCTCGATGGACAGCTCGGCGAGGGGCACGCCCTCCTCCAGGAGCTTCATCACCCCTTCCAGGATGGCCCGTTCCACGGCTTCGCTGCGCGGCCGGCCCCGGGCGGGTCCGTCCGGCCGCGGCCGGCTGTCGGCAAGGGTCACGTCGTTCCGTCCTCTCACTGCACTGCGGGGATTGTCCCGCAGCACCCTCCTTCCCCCGTGGACCCGACCGCCAGGGCGGGTCCGGTCATTCCGCGGCCGCGACCAACTCCGGTTCGGCGTCGTCGCGCTGACCGGCCGGCGGCCTGCCCGGCAGGAACAGTGCGGTCACCACGGCACCGATCAGCGCGACGCCCGTACCGCACAGGGCGGTCACGTGCATGGCGTGCAGGAAGGCGTCGTTCGCCGGCGCGACCAGGGCCTCGCCCCGCGGGCCGAGCTTCTCGGCGATGCCGAGGGTGGCCTCGACGGACTCGGCGGCGGTGTCGCGCAGGCCGGGCGGCAGCAGGCCGAGCTTGTCCTCGATGCCGTCGCGGTACGTGGCGGCGAGCACCGAGCCGAGCACGGCGATGCCGAGGGCGCCGCCGACCTGGCGGAAGGTGTTGCTGAGCGCGGAGGCGGAGCCGGCCTTCTCACGGGGCAGGGCCTGCATGATGACGACGGAGGTCGGCGTCATGATGTGGGCCATGCCGGTGCCCATGAGGAAGAAGACGACCTCCAGCAGCCAGATCGGGGTGTCCGCCTCGAAGGTGGCGAAGACGGCCAGGGTCGCCGCGATCAGCACCAGGCCGGCGGTGGTGGTGGCCCTGTTGCCGAACCGCTCGACGACCAGCCGGGCACGGGGCGCGAAGATCATCTGGGCGGCGGCCAGCGGCAGCATCAGCAGACCGGACTGCAGCGGCGAGTAGCCGCGCACGCTCTGCGTGTAGAAGACGCTGAAGAACGTGACGCCCATCAGCGCGAAGAAGACCAGCGCGATGGCGCTCATGGCGGCCGAGAAGACCTTGTTGCGGAAGTAGGTGACGTCCAGCGACGGGTGGTCGCTGCGCTTCTCGAAGACGACGAAGCCGGTCAGCACGGCGAGCCCGGCGAGGATGGTGGCCAGCACCTTGGTGTCGGTGAAGTCGGCCAGCTCGCCGCCCTTGATGATGCCGTAGACCAGCAGCACCAGGCCGACGACGGACAGGACCACGCCGACCGGGTCGAGGCGGCCGGGGCGCGGGTCGCGGGAGTCGGGCACCAGCCAGGCCATCAGGACCAGCGCGATGATCACGATGGGCACGTTGACGAAGAAGACCGAGCCCCACCAGAAGTGGTCCAGGAGCGCGCCGCCGGTGATCGGGCCGATGGCGATGGCGAGGCCGACGCCGCCGGCCCAGATGCCGATGGCCTTGGGCTGCTCCTCGCGCTCGAAGACGTTCATGAGGACGGCGAGGGTGGCCGGCATGACGAAGGCGGCACCCAGGGCCATCAGCGCGCGGTAGGCGATCAGCTGGGTCGGCGAGCCGGACTCGGCGGCGAGCGCTGAGCCGATGCCGAACACGGCGATGCCGCCGAGGAGCACCTTCTTGCGGCCGAGCCGGTCGCCGACGAGGCCGGCGGTGAACAGCAGACCCGCGAAGACCAGGGTGTAGGCGTTGATCGCCCACTCGATCTCGCTCTGGGTGGCGCCGAGGCCGGTCGGCGCGGGGGTGGCGATGGTCTTGATGGCGACGTTCAGGATCGAGTTGTCGAGCACCACGATGAGCAGGCTCAGCATCAGCACGCCGAGGATCGCCCAGCGACGCCGGTGCACCGCTTCCGGTATTCGGGGGGCAGGGACGGGACTTGTCATGTGTCCGAGACTACGATCATTCCGATACGGAACGGTCTCGTATCTTATTTCTTTACCAAGGTCTTACGCGGCTCGACTCACAGGGGGACACCTCTGGCCCCGACTGGCACGAGGTGCCACCATGGAGTCGATCCGGGGACGCCGTCAGGGCGCCTCGAGATGACTGAAGGAGCCGTTGCCATGACGCAGCTTTCGGCTGCCCAGACCAAGCCTTCCGACGGCAGCAAGGCGCTGTACGGGGGGAAGGGCACCCGCCGCATCACCGTCCGCGACATCGCCCTCGCCAAGGAGCGGGGCGAGAAGTGGCCCATGCTCACCGCCTACGACGCGATGACCGCGTCCGTCTTCGACGAGGCCGGGATCCCGGTGATCCTGGTCGGCGACTCGGCGGGCAACTGTCACCTCGGGTACGAGACCACCGTGCCCGTCACCCTCGACGAGATGACCATGCTGTCGGCCGCCGTCGTCCGCGGCACGCAGCGCGCCCTGATCGTCGGCGACCTGCCCTTCGGCTCCTACCAGGAGGGTCCGGTGCAGGCGCTGCGCTCGGCGACCCGGCTGGTGAAGGAGGCCGGGGTCGGCGCGGTCAAGCTGGAGGGCGGCGAGCGCTCCCACGAGCAGATCCGGCTCCTGGTGGAGTCCGGCATCCCGGTCATGGCCCACATCGGCCTGACCCCGCAGTCCGTCAACGCGATGGGCTACCGCGTGCAGGGGCGCGGCGAGGAGGCCGCGCAGCAGTTGCTGCGCGACGCCAAGGCCGTGCAGGACGCGGGGGCGTTCGCGGTGGTGCTGGAGCTGGTTCCGGCGGAGCTGGCGGCCGAGGTGACGCGGGTGCTGCACATTCCGACCGTCGGGATCGGGGCGGGGCCGGAGACGGACGCGCAGGTGCTGGTGTGGACCGACATGCTGGGGCTGACGTCCGGGCGGGTGCCGAAGTTCGTCAAGAAGTACGCCGACCTGCGTGAGGTCATGGGCAACGCGGCCAAGGCGTTCGCGGAGGACGTCGTCGGCGGGGCGTTCCCGCTGGAGGAGCACTCCGTCCACTGAACCATCGCGGCACCACCGGGCAGCCCGCCGATCATCCCCCGTCGGCGGGCTGCTGCCGTGTCCGCCCGAACCGGCACCGCCCTCGCGGACGCAGCTGCCCGCCGTCGGCGTTCCTCAATTGATGGTGGCGGTGCTCGTTGGGGTGCGTAGGTGGTGCCGGTGTCGGTGGTCCGTCGGCCGGTGTCGGTCGGGTGTCGGTGGTTTGTCGGTGGGGGCTGGCACCGTCGTCGGCATGACACGCATCGACGACAACCCCGCCGGCGGCCGCTCCGCCGTGACCGTACGGGGACTGGTCAAGCACTACGGCGAGACCAGGGCACTGGACGGCGTCGACCTGGACGTGCGCGAGGGCACCGTGATGGGTGTGCTCGGGCCGAACGGCGCCGGCAAGACCACCCTCGTACGGATCCTGTCCACCCTGATCACCCCCGACGCCGGGCAGGCCACCGTGGCCGGCTACGACGTCGTACGCCAGCCCCGCCAGCTGCGCCGGGTGATCGGCCTCACCGGCCAGTACGCCTCGGTGGACGAGAAGCTCCCGGGCTGGGAGAACCTGTACCTGATCGGCCGCCTGCTGGACCTGTCCCGCAAGGACGCCCGCGCCCGCGCCGACGAGCTGCTGGAGCGGTTCTCGCTGACGGAGGCGGCCCGGCGGCCCGCGAGCACGTACTCCGGCGGCATGCGGCGGCGACTGGACCTGGCCGCCTCCATGATCGGCCGCCCGGCCGTGCTGTACCTGGACGAGCCCACCACCGGCCTCGACCCCCGCACCCGCAACGAGGTGTGGGACGAGGTCAAGGCGATGGTCGGCGACGGCGTCACCGTGCTGCTCACCACCCAGTACATGGAGGAGGCCGAGCAGCTCGCCTCCGAGCTGACCGTGGTGGACCGGGGCAAGGTCATCGCGAACGGCGGGATCGAGGAGCTGAAGGCCCGCGTCGGTGGTCGCACCCTGCGGGTGCGCCCGGTCGACCCGCTGGAGCTGCGCCCGCTCGCCACGATGCTGGACGACCTGGGCATCACCGGGCTCGCGGCCACCACCGTGGACAGCGAGACCGGCACCCTGCTGGTGCCGATCCTGAGCGACGAGCAGCTGACCGCCGTGGTCGGCGCGGTCACCGCGCGCGGCATCACGATCTCCTCCATCACCACCGAACTGCCCAGCCTGGACGAGGTGTTCCTGTCCCTCACCGGCCACCGCGCCAGTGCCCCGCAGGACACCGTGCCCGCCGACGACCGCCAGGAGGTCGCCGTATGAGTTCCGCCACCCTCTCCCCCGCCGCCGCGCGGTCCGACACCCCGATCCCGCTGCGGGCCCACCTGCGGCACACCGGCGCGCTGATCCGCCGCAACCTGCTGTGGATCCGGCAGGACCCGGAGTCGATGTTCGACGCGATCCTGTTCCCGGTGGTCTTCACCCTGCTGTTCGTGTACGTCTTCGGCGGCTCCATCGGGCAGTCGCTGGGCGGCGGGCAGGACCAGTACGTGCAGTACGTGGTGCCCGGGCTCATGGCCATGATGGGCATGAACATGGCCCAGGGTGTGGGCACCGGTTTCAACCAGGACTTCAACTCCGGTGTCATGGACCGCTTCCGGTCCCTGCCGATCGGGCGGGGCTCCGTCCTGTTCGCGAAGATCGCGGTGGAACTGATGCGGATGCTGTTCGCGACCGTGGTGCTGATGGTGGTGGCCCTCCTCGT contains these protein-coding regions:
- a CDS encoding ABC transporter permease, with amino-acid sequence MSSATLSPAAARSDTPIPLRAHLRHTGALIRRNLLWIRQDPESMFDAILFPVVFTLLFVYVFGGSIGQSLGGGQDQYVQYVVPGLMAMMGMNMAQGVGTGFNQDFNSGVMDRFRSLPIGRGSVLFAKIAVELMRMLFATVVLMVVALLVGYDINSWSGLLASVGLSAVFGSALMWVFLTLGVVMKSAQSVQAMGFLVLMPLQFGSSIFAPTASMPGWLQSFTDYNPLSALADTARGLMQGGPVAHDLWVTLIWSVGLTAVMAPVAIHKFRTKS
- the panB gene encoding 3-methyl-2-oxobutanoate hydroxymethyltransferase, yielding MTQLSAAQTKPSDGSKALYGGKGTRRITVRDIALAKERGEKWPMLTAYDAMTASVFDEAGIPVILVGDSAGNCHLGYETTVPVTLDEMTMLSAAVVRGTQRALIVGDLPFGSYQEGPVQALRSATRLVKEAGVGAVKLEGGERSHEQIRLLVESGIPVMAHIGLTPQSVNAMGYRVQGRGEEAAQQLLRDAKAVQDAGAFAVVLELVPAELAAEVTRVLHIPTVGIGAGPETDAQVLVWTDMLGLTSGRVPKFVKKYADLREVMGNAAKAFAEDVVGGAFPLEEHSVH
- a CDS encoding TetR/AcrR family transcriptional regulator; the encoded protein is MTLADSRPRPDGPARGRPRSEAVERAILEGVMKLLEEGVPLAELSIERVARTAGVGKATIYRRWSGKEELFVDVVRAAEPPDPELPGTCLRDDLVVLLESLRQRGLMSRSSAILHNVYAQMKSAPRVWAAYHASVIAPRRALALEVLRRARENGEIRADVDLELANDMFVGPMLVRSVMRPDADLPEGLAEQIVDAVLEGLRPVRSTAS
- a CDS encoding endonuclease/exonuclease/phosphatase family protein encodes the protein MAQQAYMTETAGDGSGPERPGSRFRRLTHRLFSGWRNDPRIWRRGLVLAALALLLALVMLVHAHIPNAVGNLGSLTETFLPWLGLAVPVLLVLALIRRSATALIALVLPATVWLNLFGGLLGDKAGGGGDLMVATHNVNADNPDPAATATDVAASGADILALEELPASAVPVYDKALAPTYKYHAVVGTVGLWSKYPMTGVEAVDIKLGWKRAMRATVATPRGPVAVYVAHLPSVRVKMEAGFTARQRDKSADALGEAIADEPLKRVVLLGDLNGTMNDRSLNAVTSQLRSTQGAAGSGFGFSWPASFPMARIDQIMVRGAEPQSSWTLPRTNSDHLPVAARVKLDTES
- a CDS encoding MFS transporter translates to MTSPVPAPRIPEAVHRRRWAILGVLMLSLLIVVLDNSILNVAIKTIATPAPTGLGATQSEIEWAINAYTLVFAGLLFTAGLVGDRLGRKKVLLGGIAVFGIGSALAAESGSPTQLIAYRALMALGAAFVMPATLAVLMNVFEREEQPKAIGIWAGGVGLAIAIGPITGGALLDHFWWGSVFFVNVPIVIIALVLMAWLVPDSRDPRPGRLDPVGVVLSVVGLVLLVYGIIKGGELADFTDTKVLATILAGLAVLTGFVVFEKRSDHPSLDVTYFRNKVFSAAMSAIALVFFALMGVTFFSVFYTQSVRGYSPLQSGLLMLPLAAAQMIFAPRARLVVERFGNRATTTAGLVLIAATLAVFATFEADTPIWLLEVVFFLMGTGMAHIMTPTSVVIMQALPREKAGSASALSNTFRQVGGALGIAVLGSVLAATYRDGIEDKLGLLPPGLRDTAAESVEATLGIAEKLGPRGEALVAPANDAFLHAMHVTALCGTGVALIGAVVTALFLPGRPPAGQRDDAEPELVAAAE
- a CDS encoding ATP-binding cassette domain-containing protein — its product is MTRIDDNPAGGRSAVTVRGLVKHYGETRALDGVDLDVREGTVMGVLGPNGAGKTTLVRILSTLITPDAGQATVAGYDVVRQPRQLRRVIGLTGQYASVDEKLPGWENLYLIGRLLDLSRKDARARADELLERFSLTEAARRPASTYSGGMRRRLDLAASMIGRPAVLYLDEPTTGLDPRTRNEVWDEVKAMVGDGVTVLLTTQYMEEAEQLASELTVVDRGKVIANGGIEELKARVGGRTLRVRPVDPLELRPLATMLDDLGITGLAATTVDSETGTLLVPILSDEQLTAVVGAVTARGITISSITTELPSLDEVFLSLTGHRASAPQDTVPADDRQEVAV